The following coding sequences lie in one Drosophila sulfurigaster albostrigata strain 15112-1811.04 chromosome 2R, ASM2355843v2, whole genome shotgun sequence genomic window:
- the LOC133835719 gene encoding uncharacterized protein LOC133835719 isoform X1, translated as MRIFGKMTRFLQISRCLRYHAPICRPHRLLHGSCKQWKKICSNCASWQPPLLMEIRPHLPMRIHVQLFTTRTTNVFTFNNASDMLRKRICFTGTQNEEAASQIVPVGVIVPDKAESNMKIVIVPLDLVNQDSESLKNTLTVINELRKHANEIDLFTNTIIEDYRKDQLNNQTSDNNNNSNIVEEKAPVMEELEQIAKADDIHLWDTYTTKEVDVVASSAPEISAPELELQAAVASLATDLAASTQADVAPMTPSPFTPSLPNAPPTLPINPNTVPITTPQTQPGAMPLADPIETQISAQPQNEDVPPVAEIEQITIDVPQQLGEHLADMAIASMQLSFEMNMTNVRDAILYGDELIMKDGPKLDSEPMVFLETNVKVDPANEPQFTVPLHFNALIKGTVDIDADRLNPEQLTQENLPNYNDAVTSIAANICSTALQQGFASELTSKPTAQANHDSHKSHAQARMALKRHQAQKHMKMDHKRPKVEYNSPKAALPNTLPQESLAAAVPMPLSPSLKDGCKHPIIKKKKKCPKPCKLPDPCKEDKCNRPQKHQKSKSEDKVEITASAGKKGGKDPCAKGSGSKGKDAKSGKDGKGGKDGKKDPCAKFKKGKDGKSGKDGKKDPCAKGGKDAKSGKKGEKGKDGKDKKDPCAKFKKAKSGKDAKGGKDGKDKKDPCAKLKKTKGGKDAKSGKDGKDGKDKKDPCAKFKKGKGGKDAKSKKGGKDGKDKKDPCAKFKKGKDGKDAKSKKGGKGGKDGKDKKDPCAKFKKGKDGKDAKSKKGGKDGKDKKDPCAKFKKGKDGKDAKSKKGGKDGKDKKDPCAKFKKGKGGKDAKSKKGGKDGKDKKDPCAKFKKGKGGKDAKSKKGGKDGKDKKDPCAKFKKGKGGKDAKSKKDPCKKKFSTCTSPLSQLNQSKSLWHPKRRLSTSRRAQSLKPAHFTVYSTLVRRHYAGLQMSAWLPRTQFNRTYGKKDEGQKSKCAALQSKQPKRKHKKARTGLRTDCYGQHSDECPKKFVAKCSTVKFPKKKCEKPKSKPPMAKMQKPKKKLPNVCKHANPRQERNKLLKSGLCSLNQMRMQSYSLLSIKRFVSQAATENCMPQEEEASSGSVEVVKIPVSYHIRKEHKERPNLKKYDVLIRTASIALTGSDIHVYENANRDIEGITLGHDATGFVEEIGSCVQNLHVGDRVVMEAALSCGICDYCKNGQYNICTDLVYNGFMASHQSHPADLCHRLPNSISMEEGTLTQTLAMGCQACFKANITPTSNVLIIGSTPTGVSTAMCAAAIGAKRVIVAGTMASALQTINRVFGFATIHFEPNALFGEVLETIYKNFDGWPNCAINCAVAPMTMNLAVMALQPCGVCVLSECECECASFNALDVLMKNIRIIPSFRSANMYPTALTLMKSGRAPMHKFIAKTFTWSELDEAFKSALHESNIGPRKIIVNSTEGINIGDLLKKKLNSNVADNKVACDK; from the exons ATGAGGATATTTGGTAAAATGACCCGGTTTCTTCAG ATTTCTCGATGTTTACGTTATCACGCCCCAATTTGCCGACCGCATCGCTTGCTCCATGGCAGTTGTAAGCAATGGAAAAAGATCTGCTCAAACTGCGCCAGCTGGCAGCCGCCATTACTAATGGAGATTCGCCCACATCTACCAATGCGCATCCATGTGCAACTCTTCACCACAAGGACGACGAACGTGTTCACCTTTAACAACGCATCTGACATGCTGCGCAAGCGAATCTGCTTCACTGGAACACAAAATGAAGAAGCAGCCTCCCAAATTGTACCGGTTGGCGTTATTGTGCCAGATAAAGCCGAAAGCAATATGAAAATCGTTATAGTGCCGCTGGACTTGGTGAATCAGGATAGCGAGAGCTTAAAGAACACGCTGACTGTCATCAATGAGCTGCGTAAACATGCCAATGAGATAGACTTATTTACTAACACCATAATCGAAGATTATCGCAAGGATCAGTTGAATAACCAGACTTccgacaataacaataacagcaatatAGTTGAAGAAAAGGCACCTGTTATGGAGGAACTAGAACAGATTGCTAAAGCGGATGACATTCATCTATGGGACACATACACTACCAAGGAAGTGGATGTCGTGGCCTCCTCTGCACCCGAGATAAGCGCACCCGAACTGGAATTGCAGGCCGCAGTAGCATCGCTGGCCACCGATTTAGCTGCCTCTACCCAAGCAGATGTGGCGCCCATGACCCCCTCGCCATTCACACCAAGCTTGCCAAACGCACCGCCGACGCTTCCAATTAATCCGAACACAGTGCCCATCACAACGCCACAGACGCAGCCCGGTGCCATGCCCTTGGCTGATCCAATTGAAACACAAATTTCAGCCCAACCGCAAAACGAGGACGTACCACCAGTGGCTGAGATTGAGCAGATAACCATAGATGTCCCCCAACAGCTGGGCGAACATTTGGCTGATATGGCCATTGCGTCGATGCAGCTGTCATTCGAGATGAATATGACGAATGTGCGGGATGCAATCCTCTATGGCGATGAATTAATCATGAAGGACGGTCCAAAGTTGGACAGCGAACCGATGGTTTTCTTGGAAACCAATGTCAAGGTGGACCCTGCGAATGAACCACAATTTACAGTTCCCCTTCACTTCAATGCCTTGATTAAGGGTACTGTCGATATCGATGCCGATCGCCTCAATCCCGAACAATTGACACAAGAGAACCTACCCAATTACAACGACGCAGTTACCTCGATAGCTGCCAACATTTGCAGCACTGCCCTGCAACAAGGCTTTGCCTCAGAGCTGACTTCAAAGCCCACTGCCCAAGCTAATCATGATTCTCACAAATCACACGCTCAAGCCCGCATGGCATTGAAGCGTCATCAGGCCCAGAAGCACATGAAAATGGATCACAAACGTCCGAAAGTCGAGTACAACAGTCCTAAAGCAGCTTTGCCCAACACTCTTCCCCAGGAAAGCTTAGCGGCAGCTGTACCAATGCCATTAAGTCCATCTCTAAAAGACGGATGCAAGCACCcgattattaaaaaaaagaagaagtgCCCCAAGCCATGCAAACTACCAGACCCCTGTAAAGAAGACAAGTGTAATCGTCCGCAAAAGCACCAAAAATCAAAGAGTGAAGATAAAGTTGAAATAACGGCTAGTGCTGGTAAGAAGGGTGGTAAGGATCCTTGTGCCAAGGGTAGCGGCAGTAAGGGAAAGGATGCCAAAAGCGGCAAGGATGGCAAGGGTGGTAAGGACGGCAAGAAGGATCCTTGCGCCAAGTTTAAAAAGGGAAAGGATGGGAAGAGTGGAAAAGATGGTAAAAAAGATCCCTGCGCCAAGGGCGGCAAGGACGCTAAAAGTGGCAAGAAAggagaaaaaggaaaagatgGCAAGGACAAAAAGGATCCTTGTGCTAAGTTCAAAAAAGCCAAGAGCGGCAAAGACGCTAAAGGAGGAAAAGATGGCAAGGATAAGAAAGATCCTTGTGCCAAGCTTAAGAAAACTAAAGGCGGCAAGGACGCAAAGAGTGGTAAGGATGGAAAAGACGGTAAGGACAAGAAGGATCCTTGCGCCAAGTTTAAGAAAGGAAAAGGTGGTAAAGACGCAAAGAGTAAAAAAGGAGGCAAAGACGGCAAGGATAAAAAGGATCCTTGTGCCAAGTTCAAGAAAGGAAAGGACGGTAAGGACGCAAAGAGTAAAAAGGGAGGAAAGGGTGGAAAAGACGGCAAGGATAAGAAAGACCCTTGTGCCAAGTTCAAGAAAGGAAAAGATGGTAAGGACGCAAAGAGTAAAAAGGGAGGCAAGGACGGTAAGGATAAAAAGGATCCTTGTGCCAAGTTCAAGAAAGGAAAGGACGGTAAGGACGCAAAGAGTAAAAAGGGAGGAAAAGACGGAAAGGACAAGAAAGATCCCTGTGCCAAGTTCAAGAAAGGAAAGGGCGGTAAGGACGCAAAGAGTAAAAAGGGTGGAAAAGACGGAAAGGACAAGAAAGATCCCTGTGCCAAGTTCAAAAAAGGAAAGGGCGGTAAGGACGCAAAGAGTAAAAAGGGAGGAAAAGACGGGAAGGACAAGAAAGATCCCTGTGCCAAGTTCAAGAAAGGAAAGGGCGGTAAGGACGCAAAGAGTAAAAAGGATCCCTGCAAGAAAAAGTTTTCCACTTGCACAAGTCCTTTATCACAGTTGAATCAGTCGAAGTCCTTGTGGCATCCGAAACGCAGATTATCCACATCTCGTCGAGCCCAAAGCTTAAAGCCTGCACATTTCACTGTGTACTCGACTCTTGTGCGCCGTCATTATGCAGGCTTGCAGATGAGTGCATGGTTGCCTCGTACTCAATTTAATCGGACGTATGGAAAAAAAGATGAGggtcaaaaatcaaaatgtgcTGCTCTTCAAAGCAAACAACCAAAACGTAAGCATAAAAAGGCACGAACTGGTCTTCGGACAGATTGTTATGGACAGCATTCAGATGAGTGTCCAAAAAAGTTTGTAGCGAAATGCTCTACCGTAAAATTCCCcaaaaagaaatgtgaaaaacCAAAGAGTAAACCTCCAATGGCCAAAATGCAGAAGCCCAAGAAGAAACTTCCTAACGTATGTAAGCATGCAAATCCTCGTCAAG AAAGAAATAAGCTCTTAAAATCGGGCTTATGTAGTTTAAACCAGATGCGTATGCAAAGTTATTCGTTACTTAGCATAAAACGGTTTGTCTCTCAAGCGGCCACAGAAAATTGCATGCcccaagaagaagaagcttcCTCCGGATCTGTTGAGGTCGTCAAAATTCCAGTGTCATACCACATACGCAAAGAGCACAAAGAACGTCCGAATCTCAAGAAATATG ATGTTCTAATCCGTACCGCCTCGATTGCTTTAACCGGCTCAGATATTCATGTCTATGAGAACGCGAACCGTGATATAGAAGGCATAACATTGGGACACGATGCCACTGGTTTTGTAGAAGAAATCGGTAGTTGTGTGCAAAATCTGCATGTGGGCGATCGTGTAGTCATGGAGGCGGCGCTGTCATGCGGTATTTGTGATTATTGTAAGAATGGTCAATACAACATTTGCACGGATTTGGTTTACAATGGCTTTATGGCCAGTCATCAATCGCATCCCGCCGATCTGTGCCACCGCTTACCAAACTCCATCAGCATGGAGGAGGGCACACTCACCCAAACTCTGGCCATGGGGTGTCAGGCGTGCTTCAAGGCAAACATAACACCCACCAGCAATGTACTGATCATTGGCTCAACTCCCACTGGGGTGTCGACAGCAATGTGTGCTGCCGCAATTGGTGCTAAGAGGGTGATAGTTGCTGGGACAATGGCCTCTGCGCTACAAACAATTAATCGGGTATTTGGCTTCGCTACGATACACTTCGAGCCGAACGCTTTGTTTGGCGAGGTTCTCGagacaatatacaaaaatttcgACGGTTGGCCGAACTGTGCCATCAACTGCGCCGTGGCTCCTATGACTATGAATCTGGCTGTAATGGCGTTGCAGCCATGCGGCGTGTGTGTGCTCTctgaatgtgagtgtgagtgtgccaGTTTCAATGCACTTGATGTTCTTATGAAAAACATACGAATTATTCCAAGCTTTCGATCCGCCAACAT GTATCCAACGGCATTAACGCTTATGAAATCTGGACGCGCGCCGATGCACAAATTCATTGCCAAAACATTTACATGGAGCGAACTCGATGAGGCCTTCAAATCGGCACTGCACGAGTCCAATATTGGTCCCCGCAAAATTATCGTCAACAGCACGGAGGGAATTAACATTGGGGacttgttaaaaaaaaaattaaattcgaatGTAGCTGATAATAAAGTGGCCTGtgataaataa
- the LOC133835719 gene encoding uncharacterized protein LOC133835719 isoform X4 — MRIFGKMTRFLQISRCLRYHAPICRPHRLLHGSCKQWKKICSNCASWQPPLLMEIRPHLPMRIHVQLFTTRTTNVFTFNNASDMLRKRICFTGTQNEEAASQIVPVGVIVPDKAESNMKIVIVPLDLVNQDSESLKNTLTVINELRKHANEIDLFTNTIIEDYRKDQLNNQTSDNNNNSNIVEEKAPVMEELEQIAKADDIHLWDTYTTKEVDVVASSAPEISAPELELQAAVASLATDLAASTQADVAPMTPSPFTPSLPNAPPTLPINPNTVPITTPQTQPGAMPLADPIETQISAQPQNEDVPPVAEIEQITIDVPQQLGEHLADMAIASMQLSFEMNMTNVRDAILYGDELIMKDGPKLDSEPMVFLETNVKVDPANEPQFTVPLHFNALIKGTVDIDADRLNPEQLTQENLPNYNDAVTSIAANICSTALQQGFASELTSKPTAQANHDSHKSHAQARMALKRHQAQKHMKMDHKRPKVEYNSPKAALPNTLPQESLAAAVPMPLSPSLKDGCKHPIIKKKKKCPKPCKLPDPCKEDKCNRPQKHQKSKSEDKVEITASAGKKGGKDPCAKGSGSKGKDAKSGKDGKGGKDGKKDPCAKFKKGKDGKSGKDGKKDPCAKGGKDAKSGKKGEKGKDGKDKKDPCAKFKKAKSGKDAKGGKDGKDKKDPCAKLKKTKGGKDAKSGKDGKDGKDKKDPCAKFKKGKGGKDAKSKKGGKDGKDKKDPCAKFKKGKDGKDAKSKKGGKGGKDGKDKKDPCAKFKKGKDGKDAKSKKGGKDGKDKKDPCAKFKKGKDGKDAKSKKGGKDGKDKKDPCAKFKKGKGGKDAKSKKGGKDGKDKKDPCAKFKKGKGGKDAKSKKGGKDGKDKKDPCAKFKKGKGGKDAKSKKDPCKKKFSTCTSPLSQLNQSKSLWHPKRRLSTSRRAQSLKPAHFTVYSTLVRRHYAGLQMSAWLPRTQFNRTYGKKDEGQKSKCAALQSKQPKRKHKKARTGLRTDCYGQHSDECPKKFVAKCSTVKFPKKKCEKPKSKPPMAKMQKPKKKLPNVCKHANPRQGRKK; from the exons ATGAGGATATTTGGTAAAATGACCCGGTTTCTTCAG ATTTCTCGATGTTTACGTTATCACGCCCCAATTTGCCGACCGCATCGCTTGCTCCATGGCAGTTGTAAGCAATGGAAAAAGATCTGCTCAAACTGCGCCAGCTGGCAGCCGCCATTACTAATGGAGATTCGCCCACATCTACCAATGCGCATCCATGTGCAACTCTTCACCACAAGGACGACGAACGTGTTCACCTTTAACAACGCATCTGACATGCTGCGCAAGCGAATCTGCTTCACTGGAACACAAAATGAAGAAGCAGCCTCCCAAATTGTACCGGTTGGCGTTATTGTGCCAGATAAAGCCGAAAGCAATATGAAAATCGTTATAGTGCCGCTGGACTTGGTGAATCAGGATAGCGAGAGCTTAAAGAACACGCTGACTGTCATCAATGAGCTGCGTAAACATGCCAATGAGATAGACTTATTTACTAACACCATAATCGAAGATTATCGCAAGGATCAGTTGAATAACCAGACTTccgacaataacaataacagcaatatAGTTGAAGAAAAGGCACCTGTTATGGAGGAACTAGAACAGATTGCTAAAGCGGATGACATTCATCTATGGGACACATACACTACCAAGGAAGTGGATGTCGTGGCCTCCTCTGCACCCGAGATAAGCGCACCCGAACTGGAATTGCAGGCCGCAGTAGCATCGCTGGCCACCGATTTAGCTGCCTCTACCCAAGCAGATGTGGCGCCCATGACCCCCTCGCCATTCACACCAAGCTTGCCAAACGCACCGCCGACGCTTCCAATTAATCCGAACACAGTGCCCATCACAACGCCACAGACGCAGCCCGGTGCCATGCCCTTGGCTGATCCAATTGAAACACAAATTTCAGCCCAACCGCAAAACGAGGACGTACCACCAGTGGCTGAGATTGAGCAGATAACCATAGATGTCCCCCAACAGCTGGGCGAACATTTGGCTGATATGGCCATTGCGTCGATGCAGCTGTCATTCGAGATGAATATGACGAATGTGCGGGATGCAATCCTCTATGGCGATGAATTAATCATGAAGGACGGTCCAAAGTTGGACAGCGAACCGATGGTTTTCTTGGAAACCAATGTCAAGGTGGACCCTGCGAATGAACCACAATTTACAGTTCCCCTTCACTTCAATGCCTTGATTAAGGGTACTGTCGATATCGATGCCGATCGCCTCAATCCCGAACAATTGACACAAGAGAACCTACCCAATTACAACGACGCAGTTACCTCGATAGCTGCCAACATTTGCAGCACTGCCCTGCAACAAGGCTTTGCCTCAGAGCTGACTTCAAAGCCCACTGCCCAAGCTAATCATGATTCTCACAAATCACACGCTCAAGCCCGCATGGCATTGAAGCGTCATCAGGCCCAGAAGCACATGAAAATGGATCACAAACGTCCGAAAGTCGAGTACAACAGTCCTAAAGCAGCTTTGCCCAACACTCTTCCCCAGGAAAGCTTAGCGGCAGCTGTACCAATGCCATTAAGTCCATCTCTAAAAGACGGATGCAAGCACCcgattattaaaaaaaagaagaagtgCCCCAAGCCATGCAAACTACCAGACCCCTGTAAAGAAGACAAGTGTAATCGTCCGCAAAAGCACCAAAAATCAAAGAGTGAAGATAAAGTTGAAATAACGGCTAGTGCTGGTAAGAAGGGTGGTAAGGATCCTTGTGCCAAGGGTAGCGGCAGTAAGGGAAAGGATGCCAAAAGCGGCAAGGATGGCAAGGGTGGTAAGGACGGCAAGAAGGATCCTTGCGCCAAGTTTAAAAAGGGAAAGGATGGGAAGAGTGGAAAAGATGGTAAAAAAGATCCCTGCGCCAAGGGCGGCAAGGACGCTAAAAGTGGCAAGAAAggagaaaaaggaaaagatgGCAAGGACAAAAAGGATCCTTGTGCTAAGTTCAAAAAAGCCAAGAGCGGCAAAGACGCTAAAGGAGGAAAAGATGGCAAGGATAAGAAAGATCCTTGTGCCAAGCTTAAGAAAACTAAAGGCGGCAAGGACGCAAAGAGTGGTAAGGATGGAAAAGACGGTAAGGACAAGAAGGATCCTTGCGCCAAGTTTAAGAAAGGAAAAGGTGGTAAAGACGCAAAGAGTAAAAAAGGAGGCAAAGACGGCAAGGATAAAAAGGATCCTTGTGCCAAGTTCAAGAAAGGAAAGGACGGTAAGGACGCAAAGAGTAAAAAGGGAGGAAAGGGTGGAAAAGACGGCAAGGATAAGAAAGACCCTTGTGCCAAGTTCAAGAAAGGAAAAGATGGTAAGGACGCAAAGAGTAAAAAGGGAGGCAAGGACGGTAAGGATAAAAAGGATCCTTGTGCCAAGTTCAAGAAAGGAAAGGACGGTAAGGACGCAAAGAGTAAAAAGGGAGGAAAAGACGGAAAGGACAAGAAAGATCCCTGTGCCAAGTTCAAGAAAGGAAAGGGCGGTAAGGACGCAAAGAGTAAAAAGGGTGGAAAAGACGGAAAGGACAAGAAAGATCCCTGTGCCAAGTTCAAAAAAGGAAAGGGCGGTAAGGACGCAAAGAGTAAAAAGGGAGGAAAAGACGGGAAGGACAAGAAAGATCCCTGTGCCAAGTTCAAGAAAGGAAAGGGCGGTAAGGACGCAAAGAGTAAAAAGGATCCCTGCAAGAAAAAGTTTTCCACTTGCACAAGTCCTTTATCACAGTTGAATCAGTCGAAGTCCTTGTGGCATCCGAAACGCAGATTATCCACATCTCGTCGAGCCCAAAGCTTAAAGCCTGCACATTTCACTGTGTACTCGACTCTTGTGCGCCGTCATTATGCAGGCTTGCAGATGAGTGCATGGTTGCCTCGTACTCAATTTAATCGGACGTATGGAAAAAAAGATGAGggtcaaaaatcaaaatgtgcTGCTCTTCAAAGCAAACAACCAAAACGTAAGCATAAAAAGGCACGAACTGGTCTTCGGACAGATTGTTATGGACAGCATTCAGATGAGTGTCCAAAAAAGTTTGTAGCGAAATGCTCTACCGTAAAATTCCCcaaaaagaaatgtgaaaaacCAAAGAGTAAACCTCCAATGGCCAAAATGCAGAAGCCCAAGAAGAAACTTCCTAACGTATGTAAGCATGCAAATCCTCGTCAAG GTAGAAAGAAATAA